A window of Apium graveolens cultivar Ventura chromosome 8, ASM990537v1, whole genome shotgun sequence contains these coding sequences:
- the LOC141680229 gene encoding uncharacterized protein LOC141680229: MEDDYSSWIGFPKSSKEYVRGIKAFLENSFPIHAKGEEMKCPCKVCVNRYWHTQTVIYDHLICSGPSPLHMKWICEVSHTKVDGNIDFMDSGTGMDFEDNLGKMFNCTGKKFRDLENDYESLTNAEARKFYGHVREGKQPLYLGSTKFSRLSFLIKLYHLKCAHGISESAFGELLELIRDAFPDAQIPLSLNAAKNMIKDLGLHYEKIHACRNNCMLYWGENKDKEKCDNCGVSRWVLPEKKGNDASDPGQVIHKVPANVMRYFPLKSRLQRLYMCKEYSKLMKWHDVGRQQDGKVRHPADTEAWKTIDADYPEFLLENRNVSLGVALDGFNPYRSMNLSHSTWPIVLVNYNLPPWLCMKQENLILSTLISGPDSPKNSIDVFMQPLIAELKELWEVGVNTYDALADEDFNLRARVLWTISDFPGYAMLSGWSTKGKLGCPVCHYETSSLYLKHSNKMCYMNHRKFLPSAHKWRMDTKRFNGAIKMGQYPSVLTGTGIEELLSGYVNQFGLQNKKAKSKTEGPFKKKSIFLDLPYWKHNPLQHNLDAMHIEKNVCDNILGTLLNISGKIKDHVAARKDLQEMGIIKPLHPVLSEDGAHHEIRAAIFDLSNKEKEIFCSVLENTKLPYGCASNIRRYVHTKERKVVGYKSHDAHFILHYLLQFAIKKTTKAEVAVPLMKLSACLRALWSKVIDLEELEKLET, from the coding sequence ATGGAAGATGATTATAGTAGCTGGATAGGATTTCCAAAATCTAGTAAAGAATATGTACGAGGGATAAAGGCATTTTTGGAAAATTCATTTCCAATTCATGCTAAAGGAGAAGAAATGAAGTGCCCCTGCAAAGTATGTGTCAACCGTTATTGGCACACTCAAACAGTTATCTATGATCATCTCATATGTAGTGGCCCTTCTCCACTACATATGAAATGGATTTGCGAGGTATCACATACCAAAGTAGACGGTAATATTGACTTCATGGATTCGGGGACGGGGATGGATTTCGAAGATAATTTGGGTAAAATGTTCAATTGTACGGGTAAAAAGTTTCGAGATTTAGAAAATGACTATGAAAGTCTAACAAATGCAGAGGCTAGAAAGTTTTATGGCCATGTTAGGGAGGGTAAACAACCACTATACCTCGGATCCACTAAATTCTCTCGGTTAAGTTTCCTGATCAAACTTTATCATTTAAAGTGTGCTCATGGAATTTCCGAGTCTGCCTTTGGGGAATTGCTGGAGTTAATAAGAGACGCCTTTCCTGATGCCCAAATACCTTTATCTTTGAATGCTGCAAAAAATATGATCAAGGATTTAGGCTTACACTATGAAAAAATACATGCATGCCGAAATAATTGCATGTTGTACTGGGGAGAAAATAAAGACAAAGAAAAATGCGACAATTGTGGTGTTTCTAGGTGGGTGTTACCGGAAAAAAAAGGCAATGATGCTAGTGATCCGGGGCAGGTTATACACAAAGTGCCAGCTAATGTGATGAGGTACTTCCCTTTAAAGTCGAGATTGCAGAGGCTATACATGTGCAAGGAATATTCGAAACTAATGAAATGGCACGATGTGGGACGTCAACAGGATGGAAAAGTAAGACATCCGGCTGATACAGAGGCTTGGAAGACGATAGATGCTGACTATCCTGAATTTTTATTAGAAAATCGGAATGTTAGTTTAGGAGTAGCCTTAGATGGATTCAACCCCTATCGTTCAATGAACCTAAGTCACAGTACCTGGCCAATTGTATTGGTCAATTACAACCTCCCACCTTGGCTATGCATGAAACAAGAAAATCTAATTCTTTCGACACTAATATCTGGTCCAGATTCACCAAAGAATAGTATTGATGTGTTCATGCAACCTTTAATTGCCGAGTTAAAAGAATTATGGGAGGTCGGCGTTAATACTTATGATGCCTTGGCTGATGAAGATTTTAATTTACGTGCTAGAGTGCTATGGACTATTAGCGATTTCCCGGGATATGCTATGTTGTCCGGCTGGAGCACAAAAGGCAAACTAGGGTGTCCTGTTTGCCATTATGAAACTTCATCACTTTATTTGAAGCATAGCAATAAAATGTGCTATATGAACCACCGAAAGTTTCTTCCTTCTGCACACAAGTGGAGAATGGATACTAAAAGGTTTAATGGCGCAATTAAAATGGGGCAGTATCCTTCAGTTTTAACGGGAACTGGCATTGAAGAGTTGTTGTCTGGGTATGTAAACCAATTCGGCCTGCAGAACAAAAAGGCAAAGAGTAAAACTGAGGGCCCTTTTAAAAAGAAGTCAATTTTTTTGGATTTACCTTATTGGAAGCATAATCCACTTCAACATAACCTTGACGCCATGCACATAGAAAAAAATGTTTGTGATAACATATTGGGCACTTTACTCAATATTAGTGGCAAGATAAAAGATCATGTTGCAGCTCGTAAAGATTTACAAGAAATGGGAATTATAAAACCCCTCCATCCTGTTCTATCAGAAGATGGAGCACACCATGAAATACGAGCAGCAATCTTTGACTTGTCGAACAAAGAGAAGGAGATCTTTTGTTCAGTGTTGGAAAACACTAAACTGCCGTACGGTTGTGCCTCCAATATAAGGCGATATGTGCACACAAAGGAGAGGAAAGTAGTGGGGTATAAGAGCCAtgatgctcatttcatactccaCTACTTGTTGCAGTTTGCCATCAAAAAAACTACAAAGGCTGAGGTTGCAGTACCTTTGATGAAATTGAGTGCCTGCCTTAGAGCTCTATGGAGCAAGGTTATCGATTTGGAGGAGCTTGAGAAGTTGGAAACTTAA